A DNA window from Thermococcus sp. 4557 contains the following coding sequences:
- a CDS encoding ATP-binding protein gives MLFDLQPKTRKEDLYDRERELEAFNEALKLKERLVLILGIRRLGKSSLLNVALSESSYPYAKIDVRSLYFTHGSIPQEILAKRILSSLIGSLPPSGKLRLGMTEAISSIRGIRLSGVHVEFEKKPDLAEILEKVDSWAESEGKRVIIAFDEAQYLRLSGIQYDGLIAYAVDNLPNLTFVLTGSEVGMLHDFLGLDNPKKPLFGRYAREITLERFSRERSIEFLETGFKELGINISPSELERAVDKLDGIVGWLSMYGYLRGIRKLPERDALNELFHRAQALVLDELSSLLSHSKRYGLILKAVAMGNERWSDIKEYLEFKVGRINDSKFSSLLKNLVKYGYLDKSADGYVIPDPVVEEVIKGLQLTPG, from the coding sequence TTGCTGTTCGACCTTCAACCTAAAACAAGGAAAGAGGACCTGTACGATAGAGAAAGAGAACTTGAGGCGTTTAACGAGGCCTTGAAGCTCAAAGAGAGGCTGGTTCTCATCCTGGGCATACGACGTCTTGGAAAGAGCTCCCTCCTCAACGTGGCCCTCTCAGAATCAAGCTATCCTTACGCCAAAATAGACGTTCGCTCCCTGTACTTCACTCACGGTTCCATTCCGCAGGAAATCCTCGCGAAAAGAATCCTGAGTTCGCTCATCGGATCCCTTCCCCCAAGTGGAAAGCTCAGGCTCGGCATGACGGAGGCAATTTCATCAATCCGGGGAATTCGTCTCTCGGGAGTTCACGTGGAGTTCGAGAAGAAGCCCGACCTAGCTGAAATCCTTGAAAAGGTAGACTCCTGGGCGGAGAGTGAAGGAAAACGGGTTATCATAGCGTTTGACGAAGCCCAGTATCTCCGGCTCTCCGGCATACAGTACGATGGGCTGATAGCGTATGCCGTTGATAACCTTCCAAACTTAACCTTCGTTCTAACGGGTTCGGAGGTTGGAATGCTCCACGACTTCCTTGGCCTTGATAATCCAAAGAAACCGCTTTTCGGCAGGTACGCCAGGGAAATAACGCTGGAGAGATTCAGCCGGGAACGGAGCATCGAGTTCCTGGAGACGGGTTTCAAAGAGCTTGGAATCAATATAAGCCCTTCGGAGCTCGAACGAGCCGTTGATAAACTTGACGGAATCGTGGGCTGGCTGAGCATGTACGGCTACCTCAGGGGAATCCGAAAGCTCCCGGAAAGGGATGCCTTGAATGAGCTGTTCCACAGAGCACAGGCTCTGGTATTGGATGAACTTTCCTCCCTGCTTTCACACAGCAAGCGATACGGGCTCATACTTAAGGCCGTTGCAATGGGCAACGAAAGGTGGAGCGATATAAAGGAGTATCTGGAGTTCAAAGTGGGCAGGATAAACGACTCAAAGTTCTCCAGTCTCCTGAAGAACCTGGTGAAGTACGGCTACCTGGATAAAAGCGCCGATGGGTACGTCATTCCCGACCCGGTTGTTGAGGAGGTCATTAAGGGCCTCCAACTTACCCCCGGGTAA
- a CDS encoding McrB family protein, whose product MINEKTLRGLIRLYCLHLDIDKENLGWLNNSPREFKELIEQAARNKDYNLLKKAFSLLYSGRNLQRFHLRNKERLDVIMEKFVSILISTSPEDIRKDIDKILETWQEGIEGLGKGSLTEALAFYYPKYFAPWNNTTNWYFELFGWGQPKRYSEVLKRLELLRNIMFQICGKKVTLLEADHFGWWLKDRKIFIQTFKSQPSKNYRQTVNQEVDINVIKECFGDKGPELYNAGFTRAWGRKVDEKVPSIGDIVLFGIRKEKKLLSLYASSWSVICNEFDFKYWGKTGRYRKVFLLKPIPTEGITGLDALIKENGEWYSRPMFSNLLDPDTTGKLLEMLGEVGNRMITSTSQRHPNEEHKHESILTRYLVKRGYLYPLHLVSQFYTALKTKGFIILSGLTGTGKTKIVQELAELLDHSKENFLFLSVRPDWRDSKPLLGYYNPLTGGYHKTSLLKFIMRAIKDYENNRGNATPYFVILDEMNLAHVEYYFADFLSVLESGRDEDGFTREPLRLHDVDEIEEEGIPKELFLPPNLYIIGTVNMDETTYSFSPKVLDRAFTIEFHDVELEGYPPESGESRLPNEAVEALRASILEDLRGKSGQFLARSKEGINEAVKELRDAKNREYWRILTELNKALEPYDMHFGYRVVDEIALFVQSARESWENGIVEFESDDEIFDLALLMKVLPKFHGNRKKLEEPLKAVLGLCLSENAGIDVRELRREEVMDLLKNWETQKENFRFKHTAKKALRMLRQLYEIGFASFS is encoded by the coding sequence ATGATTAACGAAAAAACTCTTAGGGGTTTGATAAGATTATACTGTCTGCATCTCGACATTGACAAAGAAAATTTAGGCTGGCTGAATAACAGTCCAAGAGAATTTAAAGAATTGATAGAACAGGCAGCGAGAAATAAAGACTATAACCTGCTTAAGAAGGCATTTAGTCTTTTGTATTCTGGCAGAAATCTCCAGAGATTTCACCTTCGAAACAAAGAAAGACTAGATGTAATCATGGAGAAGTTTGTATCAATTCTCATTTCAACATCACCCGAGGACATTAGAAAGGACATTGACAAAATTTTAGAAACATGGCAAGAAGGAATTGAGGGACTAGGGAAAGGGTCATTGACAGAAGCCTTAGCCTTTTATTACCCGAAATACTTTGCTCCTTGGAACAACACAACAAATTGGTACTTTGAGTTATTTGGCTGGGGACAACCAAAGAGATACTCAGAGGTATTGAAGAGATTGGAATTGCTTAGGAACATTATGTTTCAAATTTGTGGGAAAAAGGTAACTCTTCTAGAAGCTGACCATTTTGGCTGGTGGCTCAAGGACAGGAAGATATTCATACAGACATTTAAATCACAACCCTCAAAGAATTACAGACAAACCGTGAACCAAGAAGTGGACATAAACGTCATCAAAGAGTGTTTTGGAGACAAGGGACCGGAGCTCTATAATGCAGGATTCACGAGAGCTTGGGGAAGAAAAGTTGATGAAAAAGTCCCCAGCATTGGTGACATCGTTCTCTTTGGAATTAGAAAAGAGAAAAAATTATTGAGTCTGTACGCTTCTTCATGGTCAGTTATCTGTAACGAATTTGACTTCAAGTATTGGGGCAAAACTGGAAGATATAGAAAGGTTTTTCTTCTGAAACCCATTCCCACCGAAGGCATTACTGGGTTAGATGCCCTCATTAAAGAGAACGGCGAATGGTATTCCAGACCTATGTTTAGTAACCTGTTGGATCCTGACACGACAGGGAAACTTCTTGAGATGTTAGGGGAGGTGGGAAATCGTATGATTACAAGTACTTCACAACGCCACCCCAATGAGGAGCATAAACATGAATCGATCCTCACCAGGTATCTTGTCAAAAGAGGCTACCTCTACCCACTCCATCTCGTCTCCCAGTTCTACACCGCCCTCAAAACCAAGGGCTTCATAATACTCTCCGGCCTCACGGGCACAGGTAAAACAAAGATCGTTCAGGAGCTGGCGGAGCTTCTGGATCATTCAAAGGAAAACTTCCTGTTCCTCTCGGTCCGCCCTGATTGGCGTGATTCCAAACCACTGCTCGGCTACTACAATCCCCTGACGGGAGGATACCACAAAACCAGCCTCCTGAAGTTCATCATGAGAGCCATCAAAGACTATGAAAACAACAGGGGCAATGCTACCCCATATTTCGTAATCCTCGATGAGATGAACCTCGCCCACGTTGAGTACTACTTCGCCGACTTCCTCAGCGTTCTCGAGAGCGGAAGAGACGAGGACGGATTCACAAGGGAGCCCCTGAGGCTCCACGACGTTGATGAGATTGAAGAAGAGGGCATCCCCAAGGAACTCTTCCTCCCGCCCAACCTTTACATCATCGGGACGGTGAACATGGACGAGACCACTTACTCGTTCAGCCCAAAGGTTCTCGACAGGGCTTTCACAATAGAGTTCCACGATGTCGAGCTTGAGGGATACCCACCGGAGAGCGGGGAAAGTAGACTGCCCAACGAAGCCGTTGAAGCTCTAAGGGCCTCAATACTGGAAGACCTCCGCGGTAAGAGCGGCCAGTTCCTCGCGCGTTCGAAAGAGGGGATAAACGAAGCGGTTAAGGAGCTAAGGGACGCTAAAAACAGGGAGTACTGGAGGATTCTCACTGAACTGAACAAAGCCCTCGAGCCATACGACATGCACTTCGGCTACCGCGTCGTTGATGAGATTGCACTGTTTGTCCAGAGCGCCAGGGAGAGTTGGGAAAACGGAATCGTCGAGTTTGAGAGTGACGACGAAATCTTCGACCTTGCACTTCTCATGAAGGTTCTTCCCAAGTTCCACGGGAACAGAAAGAAGCTCGAAGAACCACTAAAGGCCGTTTTGGGGCTGTGTCTCTCAGAGAACGCAGGAATTGACGTCCGGGAGCTCAGGAGAGAGGAGGTTATGGACCTCCTCAAAAACTGGGAAACCCAAAAGGAGAACTTCCGCTTCAAGCACACGGCTAAAAAAGCCCTTCGCATGCTTCGCCAGCTCTACGAGATAGGCTTCGCGAGCTTCAGTTGA